Proteins from a single region of Lelliottia sp. JS-SCA-14:
- a CDS encoding GntR family transcriptional regulator, translating into MHKYLEIKEKLKKDILDQKYKIGESIPSERDLASVYNVTRVTVQKAMANLVQEGYIERIHGKGMFVLKNTASNIYILNNEKSDSILGFSREFQGRVNVTSRLITFTTIQADPALSQHLEIQPGDDLWFIRRVRLLDGQPVLVEDTNIPVQTIADIPQSVLEKGSLYGYIEEYTGKKISDADSLIEAALFDRELATLLDIKPGDAMLKITEVTRLSDKKAFNYSISYNRADLFRVKNLRIER; encoded by the coding sequence ATGCATAAATACCTGGAAATAAAAGAGAAGCTTAAAAAGGATATTCTCGACCAGAAATATAAAATCGGGGAAAGCATTCCGTCCGAGCGTGACCTCGCAAGCGTGTATAACGTGACGCGGGTGACGGTGCAAAAAGCGATGGCGAACCTGGTTCAGGAAGGCTATATCGAGCGCATTCATGGCAAAGGCATGTTTGTGCTGAAAAATACCGCCAGCAATATCTATATCCTCAACAATGAAAAGAGCGACAGTATTCTCGGTTTTTCTCGCGAATTCCAGGGGCGTGTGAATGTCACCAGCCGCTTAATCACCTTTACGACCATTCAGGCCGATCCCGCGCTTTCACAACATCTTGAGATTCAGCCTGGCGACGACCTCTGGTTTATCCGTCGCGTGCGTCTTCTGGACGGTCAGCCCGTTCTGGTGGAAGACACCAATATTCCTGTGCAAACGATCGCAGATATTCCGCAGTCGGTTCTGGAAAAGGGATCGCTGTACGGTTATATCGAAGAGTACACCGGGAAAAAGATCAGCGACGCGGATTCGTTAATTGAAGCGGCACTTTTTGACCGTGAATTAGCGACGCTGCTGGATATAAAACCGGGAGACGCGATGCTAAAAATTACCGAAGTTACCCGCCTGAGCGACAAGAAAGCCTTTAACTATTCGATCAGCTATAACCGCGCGGATCTGTTCCGGGTTAAGAATCTACGTATTGAAAGATGA
- a CDS encoding glucosamine-6-phosphate deaminase, producing the protein MNVEIVEDYPALSATVAQRVMDSVTRKPDALICIAGGDTPLGVFDALVQACEEGKVDFSRAAFVGLDEWLGLGKADKGSCREMVWGHFFSRLTLRDDQICFFDGLTSDPTEECRRVDRFIREHGGIETIVLGIGMNGHIGFNEPGAAIDTECHVVDLDEVTQSVSVKYFGQSRDVKQGISLGMKTILAAKSVIVMASGEKKAAIVAQTLRSDIDARIPATLLKNHSQVQMLVDKAAATQL; encoded by the coding sequence ATGAACGTTGAAATTGTTGAAGATTACCCGGCGCTCAGCGCCACCGTGGCCCAGCGCGTGATGGATTCTGTGACGCGCAAACCCGATGCCCTGATCTGCATTGCCGGGGGCGATACGCCGCTCGGGGTGTTTGATGCCCTCGTTCAGGCCTGCGAAGAAGGAAAAGTCGATTTTTCCCGCGCGGCGTTTGTCGGCCTGGACGAGTGGCTGGGGCTGGGAAAAGCCGATAAGGGAAGCTGTCGGGAGATGGTCTGGGGGCATTTTTTCAGCCGTCTGACGCTGCGCGATGATCAGATCTGCTTCTTTGACGGCTTAACCTCTGACCCGACGGAGGAGTGCCGCCGCGTCGATCGTTTCATCCGTGAACACGGCGGGATCGAAACGATCGTGCTGGGCATCGGCATGAATGGACATATCGGCTTTAACGAGCCGGGAGCGGCCATTGATACGGAGTGTCACGTGGTCGATCTGGATGAGGTTACCCAGTCGGTTTCGGTGAAGTATTTCGGTCAGTCGCGCGACGTGAAACAGGGGATTTCCCTGGGAATGAAAACGATTCTGGCGGCGAAGTCGGTAATTGTGATGGCCAGCGGGGAGAAAAAAGCCGCTATTGTGGCGCAAACCCTGCGCTCAGATATCGACGCCCGTATCCCGGCAACGCTGCTAAAAAACCATTCGCAGGTGCAAATGCTGGTGGATAAAGCCGCCGCGACTCAGCTTTAA
- a CDS encoding 6-phospho-beta-glucosidase yields MKKLKIVTIGGGSSYTPELIDGFIKRYDELPVTDFYLLDIEEGKEKLEIVGKLAQRMVEEAGIPMNIHLTLDREAALKDADFVTTQLRVGFLDARINDEKIPLKYGVLGQETTGPGGFMKAQRTIPVLLDICKAMQKWCPNAWLINFTNPAGIVTEAITRHSAIKTIGICSGANSMMMDIAKAYDVKKADIYARIIGLNHLIFADKIYVKGDDLTDDFIEKLAVGSANNSLKNIPDIGFTARFARALHMYPISYLKYYFLTREMTETAIRDSEKKGTRGEQTREIEKKLFELYQDPNLNHKPKELEQRGGAWYSDTACSIISSIFNDKKEVHVVNTVNNGATPDLPDHVTLETNAVIDKNGAHPLAYGRLPVKIRGLIQSVKAYEELTVEAAVTGDYATALLALSINPIVPSAAIAEQILDEYLEVNHAYLPQYQR; encoded by the coding sequence ATGAAAAAGCTCAAAATTGTCACGATTGGTGGTGGCTCAAGCTATACGCCGGAATTGATCGATGGATTTATCAAACGCTATGACGAACTCCCGGTCACCGATTTCTACCTGCTGGATATCGAAGAAGGCAAAGAGAAGCTGGAGATCGTCGGCAAGCTCGCCCAGCGCATGGTGGAAGAAGCCGGTATTCCGATGAACATTCACCTGACGCTGGATCGCGAAGCGGCCCTGAAAGATGCCGATTTCGTCACCACCCAGCTGCGCGTCGGCTTCCTGGATGCGCGCATCAATGATGAGAAAATCCCGCTGAAATACGGTGTCCTCGGCCAGGAAACCACCGGCCCCGGCGGGTTTATGAAAGCCCAGCGCACCATTCCCGTGCTGCTCGATATCTGCAAAGCGATGCAAAAATGGTGCCCGAACGCGTGGCTGATTAACTTCACCAACCCGGCGGGCATCGTGACCGAAGCCATCACCCGCCATTCGGCGATCAAAACCATCGGGATTTGCAGCGGTGCCAACAGCATGATGATGGACATCGCCAAAGCCTATGACGTCAAAAAAGCGGATATTTACGCGCGCATTATCGGCCTGAACCACCTGATTTTTGCCGATAAAATTTACGTGAAAGGTGACGATCTTACCGATGATTTTATCGAGAAGCTGGCCGTCGGCAGCGCCAACAACTCGCTGAAAAACATCCCGGATATCGGTTTTACCGCGCGCTTCGCTCGCGCCCTGCACATGTATCCGATCTCCTACCTGAAGTACTACTTCCTGACCCGCGAAATGACGGAGACAGCAATCCGCGATTCAGAGAAAAAAGGCACGCGCGGCGAGCAAACCCGTGAGATTGAGAAAAAGCTTTTTGAGCTGTATCAGGACCCGAACCTGAACCACAAACCGAAAGAGCTGGAGCAGCGCGGCGGCGCGTGGTACTCGGACACGGCCTGCTCGATCATCAGCTCGATTTTCAATGACAAGAAAGAAGTTCACGTGGTGAATACCGTTAATAACGGCGCAACGCCGGATCTGCCGGATCACGTCACCCTGGAAACCAACGCCGTGATCGATAAAAACGGGGCTCATCCGCTGGCCTACGGCAGATTGCCGGTGAAAATTCGCGGGCTGATCCAGAGCGTCAAAGCCTACGAAGAGCTCACCGTCGAGGCCGCCGTCACCGGGGATTACGCCACCGCCCTGCTGGCGCTGAGCATCAACCCGATTGTGCCATCCGCCGCCATTGCCGAGCAGATCCTCGACGAGTATCTGGAAGTGAACCACGCTTATTTACCTCAGTACCAACGCTAA
- a CDS encoding PTS sugar transporter subunit IIC has translation MITFLENRVIPVLIRVGENKILVAVRNGIALTLPFTITGSLFLILANLPIPGWTDWLGPYAEKLSAPVAVTFGAIGLISAIGISYNLAKEYSLNALTCAIVTMVVFLLAQLNDKYQLNVDNLGAAGLFSAIILSILTVQIVRFFIHHNVVIKLPDGVPPAVAQSFASLIPAAVAITLIWFVRVILNFDINNFFTLILSPLVTGLGSLPGMLVLIFLISLLWCCGIHGDNVLSGITAPIFLKYIAENTQAYLHHQPIPHITADGFYIVFMCLGGTGATLGLVMAMMRSRSKLYKSVGKLSLPSAIFCINEPVIFGCPIVFNPLLMIPFTLTPMILCISTYALMYFDIIGRPVLQIPWTMPPIFAAWFVTGGNIPAVIWSVCTIAISALVWLPFFKLAERKQLETEAAEEHSRREAEKLPDPIL, from the coding sequence GTGATTACATTTCTTGAGAACAGAGTCATTCCTGTCCTGATTCGCGTCGGCGAAAACAAAATCCTGGTGGCGGTGCGTAATGGCATCGCCCTGACGCTCCCCTTTACCATTACCGGCAGCCTGTTTCTGATCCTCGCGAATTTACCAATTCCAGGCTGGACCGACTGGCTCGGCCCCTACGCCGAGAAACTGAGCGCGCCGGTTGCCGTGACCTTCGGCGCTATCGGGCTGATTTCCGCCATCGGCATCAGCTACAACCTGGCGAAAGAGTACAGCCTCAACGCTTTAACCTGCGCCATCGTCACGATGGTGGTCTTTTTACTGGCCCAGCTCAACGATAAGTATCAGCTCAACGTCGATAATCTCGGTGCCGCCGGGCTTTTCTCCGCCATTATTCTGTCGATACTGACGGTGCAAATTGTCCGCTTTTTTATCCACCATAACGTGGTAATCAAACTCCCCGACGGCGTTCCCCCGGCTGTCGCGCAATCTTTCGCAAGCCTGATTCCGGCGGCGGTGGCGATTACGCTTATCTGGTTCGTTAGGGTCATTCTTAACTTCGATATTAATAACTTCTTCACGCTGATTCTCAGCCCGCTGGTCACTGGCTTAGGATCGCTCCCCGGCATGCTGGTATTAATCTTTTTAATCTCGCTTTTGTGGTGCTGCGGTATCCACGGGGATAACGTCCTTTCGGGGATCACCGCGCCTATCTTCCTGAAATATATCGCCGAAAACACCCAGGCCTATTTGCACCACCAGCCAATTCCGCATATTACCGCCGACGGGTTTTATATCGTCTTTATGTGTCTCGGCGGCACCGGCGCGACGCTCGGGTTAGTGATGGCGATGATGCGCTCGCGCAGCAAGCTCTATAAATCCGTCGGCAAACTCTCTTTGCCCTCCGCGATATTTTGCATCAACGAGCCGGTGATATTTGGCTGCCCGATTGTCTTCAACCCGTTGCTGATGATCCCTTTCACCCTCACCCCGATGATTCTGTGTATTTCGACCTATGCCCTGATGTATTTCGACATCATTGGCCGCCCGGTGCTGCAAATTCCCTGGACCATGCCGCCGATTTTCGCCGCGTGGTTCGTCACCGGGGGCAATATTCCTGCCGTGATTTGGTCGGTCTGCACCATTGCTATTTCCGCCCTCGTCTGGCTGCCGTTTTTCAAGCTCGCAGAACGCAAACAGTTAGAAACCGAAGCGGCGGAAGAACATTCGCGCCGTGAAGCAGAAAAACTTCCCGATCCCATCTTGTAA
- the yajL gene encoding protein deglycase YajL → MSASALVCLAPGSEETEAVTTIDLLVRGGIKVTTASVASDGNLTIVCSRGVKLLADAPLVEVADGDYDVIVLPGGLKGAENFRDSPLLVETVRQFHLSGRIVAAICAAAATVLVPHDLFPIGNMTGFPALKDRIPEGQWVDKRVVWDPRVNLLTSQGLGTSIDFALKIIDLVVGREKAYEVASSLVMAAGIYNYYEA, encoded by the coding sequence ATGAGCGCGTCGGCACTGGTATGCCTCGCCCCTGGTAGCGAAGAGACAGAAGCGGTCACCACCATTGATTTACTGGTGCGCGGCGGGATTAAAGTAACAACGGCCAGCGTCGCCAGCGATGGCAATCTGACCATCGTCTGCTCACGCGGCGTGAAACTGCTGGCCGATGCGCCGCTGGTCGAAGTGGCTGACGGCGATTATGACGTGATTGTGCTCCCCGGCGGTCTGAAGGGCGCAGAGAACTTTCGCGACAGCCCCCTGCTGGTCGAAACCGTCCGCCAGTTTCACCTCTCCGGGCGGATTGTCGCCGCCATCTGCGCCGCGGCAGCCACCGTCCTGGTTCCGCACGATCTTTTCCCGATCGGCAATATGACCGGTTTCCCGGCGCTGAAAGACCGCATCCCGGAAGGGCAATGGGTCGATAAACGGGTGGTCTGGGATCCGCGCGTCAACCTGCTGACCAGCCAGGGGCTGGGCACCTCGATTGATTTTGCGCTCAAAATTATCGATCTGGTCGTTGGGCGTGAAAAAGCCTATGAAGTGGCGTCATCCCTGGTGATGGCGGCAGGGATCTACAACTACTACGAGGCCTAA
- the panE gene encoding 2-dehydropantoate 2-reductase, protein MKITVLGCGALGQLWLTALCKHGHEVQGWLRVPQPYCSVNLIDEDGSIFNESLTANDPDFLAQSDLLLVTLKAWQVSDAVKALAATLPRTTPILLVHNGMGTIDELKSIHQPLLMAITTHAARRDGNIIVHVASGVTHMGPAREQDGDYSYLADVLQHVLPDVAWHNNIRPQLWRKLAVNCVINPLTALLDCPNGELKNHPQEVAALCAEVAAVIEREGIHTSADDIRYYVEQIIDSTAENISSMLQDVRALRHTEIDYITGYLLKRARAHGISVPENVRLYDMVKRKESEYERVGTGMPRPW, encoded by the coding sequence ATGAAAATTACCGTGCTCGGATGCGGAGCCCTGGGCCAGCTTTGGCTCACCGCACTGTGCAAACATGGACACGAGGTACAAGGCTGGCTACGCGTCCCCCAGCCGTATTGCAGTGTAAACCTGATCGATGAAGATGGAAGTATCTTTAACGAATCGCTCACCGCCAACGATCCCGATTTCCTGGCGCAAAGCGACCTGCTGCTGGTCACGCTCAAGGCCTGGCAGGTCTCGGACGCCGTCAAAGCGCTGGCCGCCACCCTGCCCCGCACCACACCGATTTTGCTGGTGCATAACGGCATGGGTACCATTGACGAACTCAAAAGCATCCACCAGCCGCTGCTGATGGCAATCACCACCCATGCGGCCCGTCGTGACGGGAACATCATCGTCCACGTGGCAAGCGGCGTCACCCATATGGGGCCGGCGCGCGAGCAGGACGGCGATTACAGCTATCTCGCTGACGTGCTGCAGCACGTGCTGCCCGACGTGGCCTGGCACAACAACATTCGCCCGCAGCTGTGGCGCAAACTGGCGGTCAACTGCGTGATCAATCCGCTGACGGCACTGCTGGACTGCCCGAACGGTGAGCTGAAAAACCACCCGCAGGAAGTGGCCGCCCTGTGCGCCGAAGTCGCGGCAGTGATTGAACGTGAGGGCATCCATACCTCGGCGGATGATATCCGCTATTACGTCGAGCAGATCATCGACAGCACCGCGGAAAACATCTCCTCGATGCTGCAGGACGTGCGCGCACTGCGGCACACGGAGATCGACTACATCACCGGATATCTGCTCAAACGCGCCCGCGCGCACGGCATTAGCGTGCCGGAAAATGTGCGCCTGTATGACATGGTTAAACGTAAGGAGAGTGAGTATGAGCGCGTCGGCACTGGTATGCCTCGCCCCTGGTAG
- a CDS encoding YajQ family cyclic di-GMP-binding protein, protein MPSFDIVSEVDIQEVRNGVDNASREVESRFDFRGVEASFELNDANKTIKVLSESDFQVNQLLDILRAKLLKRGIEGTSLDVPEEFVHSGKTWFVEAKLKQGIESAMQKKIVKLIKDSKLKVQAQIQGEEIRVTGKARDDLQAVMALVRGGDLGQPFQFKNFRD, encoded by the coding sequence ATGCCATCTTTCGATATTGTTTCAGAAGTTGATATCCAGGAAGTCCGCAACGGCGTGGATAACGCCAGCCGTGAAGTTGAGTCACGTTTCGATTTTCGTGGCGTAGAGGCGAGTTTTGAGCTGAACGACGCGAATAAGACCATCAAGGTGTTGAGCGAGTCCGATTTCCAGGTCAATCAGTTACTGGATATTCTGCGCGCCAAGCTGCTCAAACGCGGCATTGAAGGGACGTCTCTGGACGTGCCGGAAGAGTTCGTGCACAGCGGCAAAACCTGGTTTGTAGAAGCCAAGCTTAAGCAGGGCATTGAGAGCGCGATGCAGAAGAAGATCGTTAAGCTCATCAAAGACAGCAAGCTGAAAGTGCAGGCGCAAATTCAGGGCGAAGAGATTCGCGTCACCGGTAAGGCGCGCGACGATCTGCAGGCGGTCATGGCGCTGGTGCGCGGCGGCGACCTGGGTCAGCCGTTCCAGTTTAAGAACTTCCGCGATTAA